A region of Nostoc sp. 'Peltigera membranacea cyanobiont' N6 DNA encodes the following proteins:
- a CDS encoding DUF3318 domain-containing protein, which produces MEPNVEIRRLLDVMPASGRMTTKIVSKPEQAKVIYASFPQPWNQARPIYINFDLWPRLAKPQRDLLLLQMVSWLTGVKWFKPDIYQGVVLAGLLGGLLEASQSDVVGVAVAGGLSAIAAFRIWRTNKSLESELNADAAAIRIAQRRGYSEAEAAQHLLSAIEAVAKIEGRSGLNFTELIRCQNLRAIAGLSAVGMPESYDK; this is translated from the coding sequence ATGGAGCCAAATGTTGAAATTCGCCGTTTATTAGATGTGATGCCTGCTTCTGGTCGGATGACGACAAAAATCGTTAGTAAGCCAGAGCAAGCAAAAGTAATTTACGCCTCCTTTCCCCAACCCTGGAATCAGGCGCGACCGATATATATTAATTTTGATTTATGGCCTCGCCTAGCAAAGCCGCAACGAGATTTGCTGCTGTTGCAGATGGTTAGCTGGTTGACAGGGGTGAAGTGGTTTAAACCAGACATTTATCAAGGTGTGGTGCTGGCGGGTCTGTTAGGTGGATTATTGGAAGCATCACAGTCAGATGTAGTGGGTGTCGCCGTAGCAGGGGGATTAAGTGCGATCGCTGCTTTTCGGATCTGGCGGACTAATAAATCTCTTGAGTCAGAGTTAAATGCCGACGCAGCAGCAATTCGCATAGCACAACGGCGAGGTTATTCCGAAGCGGAAGCAGCGCAGCACCTGTTATCTGCGATTGAAGCGGTAGCCAAAATTGAAGGGCGTTCTGGTTTAAATTTTACTGAGTTGATTCGTTGCCAAAATCTCAGAGCGATCGCAGGTTTATCAGCTGTGGGTATGCCAGAAAGTTATGATAAGTAG
- a CDS encoding PIN domain-containing protein: MTYLLDTNIVSYILKRNVIVDRKFREVLRLKQDVFISCITYYEVKRGLLAINATRQLVEFNKFCQVYKIILIDDLEIIELACEIYVDLQRRGFTIQEQDILIAATAIARGLILVSNDSDLLRVQNINLENWLQTDY; the protein is encoded by the coding sequence GTGACTTATTTATTAGATACAAACATTGTTAGTTATATTTTGAAGAGAAATGTAATTGTAGATCGGAAATTTCGGGAAGTCCTGCGTCTGAAACAAGATGTGTTTATTAGTTGCATAACTTACTATGAAGTCAAACGAGGCCTTTTAGCTATCAATGCAACTAGACAGTTAGTTGAGTTTAATAAATTTTGTCAAGTATATAAAATTATATTAATAGATGATTTAGAGATTATTGAACTAGCATGTGAAATATATGTGGACTTACAACGCAGAGGGTTTACTATCCAAGAGCAAGATATATTGATAGCGGCTACAGCGATCGCACGCGGATTAATTCTGGTTTCTAATGACTCTGACTTGCTGCGAGTGCAAAATATTAATTTAGAAAACTGGCTGCAAACTGATTATTAA